The Lycium barbarum isolate Lr01 chromosome 10, ASM1917538v2, whole genome shotgun sequence genome includes a region encoding these proteins:
- the LOC132612943 gene encoding uncharacterized protein LOC132612943 — translation MEFDDAPLMGFYQKIEHEGAPKYCKNYKKIGHNIIEYRVLARINNRGSHALDALSNVQENAREDVEIKQTNNEVLENNLQTDKLQHVIEQQINGEQAIQELPEKKNRKKANKKKKMAKKKNKVLFKTVAPTKFKDKRRKDKAEIAQLQEEHQKEKEPPDIIQETQVEQQEANTRLEASNEDITHISDTENGTMNEKDNERIKGKGIDGNEHEEPEEGEIQSLTLPPFNRDSAGLNLFVDLRCEIQNDQKKGDKKTENKDQMEGETPTEARKQHVQEDNKQQRKTKGKEDTNRGRKESKNVGRNQALSVDSTGSKINREEWHDIGKKSKGWKKHYRNKRKDQKQEENRENKYKTNTTTGIQETNKETKFPTPFNP, via the coding sequence ATGGAATTTGATGATGCACCTCTTATGGGATTCTATCAAAAAATTGAGCATGAGGGTGCCCCTAAGTATTGTAAGAATTACAAGAAAATTGGTCATAATATCATTGAATATAGAGTGCTGGCAAGAATCAACAACAGAGGAAGTCATGCTTTGGATGCTCTATCTAATGTACAAGAAAATGCTAGGGAGGATGTGGAAATAAAACAGACTAATAATGAAGTCTTGGAGAACAATTTGCAAACAGATAAGTTACAACATGTTATAGAACAACAAATAAATGGAGAACAAGCTATACAGGAGCTACCCGAAAAAAAGAATAGGAAGAAagcaaataagaagaagaaaatggcaaaaaagaaaaataaagtgtTGTTCAAAACTGTTGCACCAACGAAGTTCAAGGACAAAAGAAGAAAGGACAAGGCAGAGATAGCACAATTACAAGAGGAACATCAAAAGGAGAAAGAACCACCGGATATAATACAAGAGACACAAGTAGAACAACAAGAGGCAAATACAAGACTGGAAGCAAGTAATGAGGATATAACACATATTAGTGATACTGAGAATGGAACAATGAATGAGAAAGACaatgaaagaataaaaggaaaaggaataGATGGAAATGAACATGAAGAACCAGAGGAAGGAGAAATACAATCTTTGACACTGCCTCCATTCAACAGAGACTCAGCAGGATTGAATTTATTTGTGGATTTGAGGTGTGAGATACAAAATGATCAAAAGAAGGGAGACAAGAAAActgaaaacaaagatcaaatggAAGGGGAAACACCTACAGAAGCTAGGAAACAACATGTACAGGAAGACAACAAACAACAAAGGAAGACCAAAGGGAAGGAAGACACCAATAGGGGAAGGAAAGAAAGCAAGAATGTGGGAAGGAACCAAGCTTTGTCAGTTGACTCAACAGGATCCAAGATCAACAGGGAAGAATGGCATGACATAGGGAAGAAGTCTAAAGGATGGAAAAAACACTACAGAAATAAGAGGAAGGACCAGAAGCAGGAAGAAAATCGGGAAAACAAGTACAAAACAAACACCACCACAGGCATACAAGAAACAAACAAAGAGACAAAGTTCCCCACCCCCTTTAATCCATGA